A window of Staphylococcus lloydii genomic DNA:
CTAAAACAGTTGGTAAGCAAAAAACATTTATCGTAGGTACAGAAGGGACATATGCGCCATTCTCATACCATGATAAAAACGATAAATTAACTGGTTATGACGTTGACGTAATGAAGGCAGTAGCGAAAGAAATGGGTTATAAAGTTAAATTTAAAGAAACACAATGGGATTCAATGTTTGCAGGTTTAGATTCTGGTCGTTTCAATGTAATTGCAAACCAAGTAGGTATTAACGATGAACGTAAAGAAAAGTATCAATTTTCAGAGCCGTACACATATTCACAAGCGGTATTAGTAGTTAACAAAAACAATAAAAATATTAAATCATTTGATGACGTTAAAGGTAAAAAATTAGCACAAACCTTTACTTCTAACTATGGTAAGTTAGCGAAATCAAAAGGCGCTGAATTAACTAAAGTTGACGGCTTCAACCAAGCTATGGATTTATTACAATCTAATCGCGTTGAGGGTACATTTAATGACAATATTTCATATTTAGATTATAAAAAGCAAAAACCAAATGCTAAAGTTAAAGCAATCGAAGGCAATGCAGAAAAAAGCCAATCTGCACTAACTTTCACTAAAAAAGAAGATAAAAAGACAATTGAAAAAGTGAATAAAGCAATTAAAAAACTAAAAGATAATGGCGAATTAGCAAAAATAAGTAAAAAATGGTTTGGCGCAGATGTTTCTAAACCTTAACCACGAACAACAACACGCTTTAAACGCAGCAGGACAAGCATTTGGTCCTATGTTGGAAGGACTTGTAAAATATTCTATACCAATAACATTAGTTACATTCGTTATTGGTTTAATTGTCGCTCTATTTACAGCGTTAATGAGAATATCTACAAGCCGTGTGTTGAAAGGAATTGCTAGATTTTACATTTCAATTATTCGCGGAACACCTATGATTGTACAACTATTTATTATCTTTTACGGTATACCTGAACTGGGTAGATTAATTACTAATAATTCCGATAGCCAGTGGACATTAGCACCGGTAGTTGCAGCGATTATTGGCTTATCGTTAAATGTCGGTGCTTATGCTTCAGAGATTATTCGAGGTGGTATTTTATCCATACCTAAAGGACAGACAGAAGCTGCATACTCAATCGGAATGAATTATAGACAAACCGTACAACGTATTATATTGCCGCAAGCAATTCGCGTATCAGTGCCTGCGCTAGGTAATACATTCTTGAGTTTAATCAAAGATACGTCACTCTTAGGTTTTATCTTAGTGGCAGAAATGTTTAGAAAAGCGCAAGAAGTTGCATCGACGACTTATGAATATTTAACAATATATA
This region includes:
- a CDS encoding amino acid ABC transporter permease, whose protein sequence is MFLNLNHEQQHALNAAGQAFGPMLEGLVKYSIPITLVTFVIGLIVALFTALMRISTSRVLKGIARFYISIIRGTPMIVQLFIIFYGIPELGRLITNNSDSQWTLAPVVAAIIGLSLNVGAYASEIIRGGILSIPKGQTEAAYSIGMNYRQTVQRIILPQAIRVSVPALGNTFLSLIKDTSLLGFILVAEMFRKAQEVASTTYEYLTIYILVALLYWVVCFIISIIQNYYESYLERGYRS
- a CDS encoding amino acid ABC transporter substrate-binding protein, with protein sequence MKKILFGLLALVIVIAVAACGNNSSNKKSSETKTVGKQKTFIVGTEGTYAPFSYHDKNDKLTGYDVDVMKAVAKEMGYKVKFKETQWDSMFAGLDSGRFNVIANQVGINDERKEKYQFSEPYTYSQAVLVVNKNNKNIKSFDDVKGKKLAQTFTSNYGKLAKSKGAELTKVDGFNQAMDLLQSNRVEGTFNDNISYLDYKKQKPNAKVKAIEGNAEKSQSALTFTKKEDKKTIEKVNKAIKKLKDNGELAKISKKWFGADVSKP